One window from the genome of Halofilum ochraceum encodes:
- a CDS encoding hypoxanthine-guanine phosphoribosyltransferase has product MNTPADMPTIDRAERLYTPAEVEQAADRLATAIDGWLDGRDCVALCLLQGAIVTTGMLLPRVHAPLQLDSIHVTRYRNTTRGHDLEWFASPRTPLKGRRVLIIDDILDEGHSLAAVEAWCNEQGAAEVRAAVLVNKHHDRKTPEAHADFIGLEIPDRYVFGYGMDYHGWHRNAPGIYALPE; this is encoded by the coding sequence ATGAACACACCGGCGGACATGCCGACGATCGACCGGGCCGAACGCCTCTACACCCCGGCGGAAGTCGAACAGGCGGCGGACCGGCTCGCCACCGCGATCGACGGCTGGCTGGATGGCCGCGACTGCGTCGCCCTGTGCCTGCTGCAGGGCGCGATCGTCACCACCGGCATGCTGCTGCCGCGCGTGCATGCACCGCTGCAGCTCGACTCGATCCACGTCACGCGCTACCGCAACACCACCCGCGGCCACGACCTCGAGTGGTTCGCCTCACCGCGCACACCGCTCAAGGGCCGGCGGGTACTGATCATCGACGACATCCTCGACGAAGGCCACTCCCTCGCCGCCGTCGAAGCCTGGTGCAACGAACAGGGCGCCGCCGAAGTCCGCGCCGCCGTACTCGTCAACAAACACCACGACCGCAAAACCCCCGAAGCCCATGCCGACTTCATCGGCCTCGAGATTCCCGACCGCTACGTCTTCGGCTACGGCATGGACTACCACGGCTGGCACCGCAACGCCCCCGGCATCTACGCCCTGCCGGAATAG
- the nagZ gene encoding beta-N-acetylhexosaminidase: MPLGPVMLDIEGTSLSDEDRELLRHPNVGGVILFSRNYEDRAQIAALVEEIHALREPHLLVAVDQEGGRVQRFREGFTRLPPMGRLGERFDDDPHATEAEARTVGWLLAAELLSVGVDLSFAPVLDLRRDISAVIGDRGFHNDPEVVARLGSAVMRGMAQAGMAAIGKHFPGHGSVAPDSHHECPVDPRDCEDILQLDGIPFERLAHQGLPGIMPAHVTYPAVDDVPAGFSSIWLNDILRGRFGFGGAVFSDDLAMAGAGTVGGSVERARRALAAGCDMVLVCNDRGQAAEVVESLPVEDRPVSVARLMRLHGHAAAGIDRELEFTSAWSEARATVDAIGQAAGG; encoded by the coding sequence CCTCAGCGACGAGGATCGCGAACTGCTCCGGCACCCGAATGTCGGTGGCGTCATCCTCTTCAGCCGCAACTACGAGGACCGCGCCCAGATCGCGGCCCTGGTCGAGGAGATCCACGCCCTGCGCGAGCCTCACCTGCTGGTCGCGGTCGATCAGGAGGGCGGGCGCGTCCAGCGCTTCCGCGAGGGCTTCACGCGCCTGCCGCCGATGGGCCGTCTGGGCGAGCGCTTCGACGACGATCCGCACGCCACCGAGGCCGAGGCGCGGACCGTCGGCTGGTTGCTGGCGGCGGAACTGCTCTCCGTCGGCGTCGACCTGAGTTTCGCGCCGGTGCTGGATTTGCGCCGCGACATCAGCGCCGTGATCGGCGACCGCGGCTTCCACAACGACCCCGAGGTCGTCGCCCGGCTCGGGTCCGCGGTCATGCGCGGCATGGCGCAGGCCGGCATGGCGGCCATCGGCAAGCATTTCCCGGGGCACGGCAGCGTCGCGCCGGATTCGCACCACGAGTGCCCGGTCGACCCGCGCGATTGCGAGGATATCCTCCAGCTCGACGGCATCCCGTTCGAGCGGCTGGCCCACCAGGGGCTGCCCGGCATCATGCCCGCACACGTGACCTATCCGGCGGTGGACGACGTGCCGGCCGGCTTCTCCTCCATCTGGCTGAACGACATCCTGCGCGGGCGCTTCGGCTTCGGCGGCGCCGTCTTCAGTGACGACCTCGCCATGGCCGGCGCCGGGACCGTCGGCGGCAGTGTCGAGCGCGCGCGCCGGGCCCTGGCCGCGGGCTGCGACATGGTCCTGGTCTGCAACGACCGCGGGCAGGCCGCCGAAGTGGTCGAGTCGCTCCCGGTCGAGGACCGCCCGGTGTCGGTCGCACGCCTGATGCGCCTGCACGGCCATGCGGCCGCGGGCATCGACCGCGAACTCGAGTTCACGTCCGCGTGGAGCGAGGCCCGCGCGACCGTGGATGCCATCGGTCAGGCCGCTGGCGGCTGA
- a CDS encoding mechanosensitive ion channel family protein, which yields MSMPDWLIEFTAWAGGHRWMVWVFLILFATAALDLVQRIVLRSLARRARGTSNLWDDAVLWSLVGPVGLIIWVLGITIAAEAIGRYADTDAALFDYVGAIRKSGVIVALGWFALRLTRAVESRLIERVRAVSFEPDEGPDRSTVQAIGKLLRATVLIGVGLVLLQTLGFSISGVLAFGGIGGIAIGFAARDMLANFFGGIMLHLDRPMAVGEWVRSPDREIEGTVEHISWRITRLRTFDQRPLYVPNSIFSNIIVENPSRMTHRRIYETVGVRYDDIAVVSAIANDIRAMLDEHEQIDSDATLIVNFTQYSESSLDFMIYCLTRETRWAPYHAIKEEVMLRIGDIIRSHGAEIAYPTSTLHVATMPQPGGEPANADDKANAASWQRGAQPSRGRGRHGQADQEAEGEGGE from the coding sequence ATGAGCATGCCCGACTGGCTGATCGAGTTCACGGCATGGGCCGGCGGCCATCGCTGGATGGTCTGGGTCTTCCTGATCCTGTTCGCCACCGCGGCGCTCGATCTCGTCCAGCGCATCGTCCTGCGGAGCCTCGCCCGGCGCGCGCGTGGTACCAGCAACCTCTGGGACGACGCCGTGCTCTGGTCGCTCGTCGGTCCCGTCGGCCTGATCATCTGGGTGCTCGGCATCACCATCGCCGCCGAGGCGATCGGCCGCTATGCGGACACGGACGCCGCGCTGTTCGATTACGTCGGCGCCATCCGCAAATCCGGTGTGATCGTCGCCCTCGGCTGGTTCGCGCTGCGCCTGACCCGGGCCGTCGAGAGCCGCCTGATCGAGCGCGTGCGCGCGGTCTCGTTCGAACCCGATGAAGGCCCGGACCGCTCCACCGTCCAGGCGATCGGCAAACTGCTGCGGGCCACCGTCCTGATCGGCGTCGGCCTCGTCCTGCTGCAGACGCTCGGGTTCTCGATCTCCGGCGTGCTCGCCTTCGGCGGTATCGGTGGCATCGCCATCGGCTTTGCCGCGCGCGACATGCTGGCCAACTTCTTCGGCGGCATCATGCTCCATCTCGACCGGCCGATGGCCGTCGGCGAGTGGGTGCGCTCGCCGGACCGCGAGATCGAGGGCACGGTCGAACACATCAGCTGGCGCATCACGCGCCTGCGTACCTTCGACCAGCGGCCGCTGTACGTACCCAACTCGATCTTCTCGAACATCATCGTCGAGAACCCGTCCCGGATGACGCACCGGCGCATCTACGAGACCGTGGGCGTGCGCTACGACGACATCGCCGTCGTCTCGGCTATTGCCAATGACATCCGGGCGATGCTGGACGAGCACGAACAGATCGACAGCGACGCCACCCTGATCGTGAACTTCACGCAGTACAGCGAGTCGTCGCTCGACTTCATGATCTACTGCCTCACGCGCGAGACGCGCTGGGCGCCGTACCACGCCATCAAGGAAGAGGTGATGCTGCGCATCGGCGACATCATCCGCTCCCATGGCGCGGAGATCGCCTACCCGACATCCACCCTGCACGTGGCCACGATGCCGCAGCCGGGCGGCGAGCCCGCGAATGCCGACGACAAGGCCAACGCCGCATCGTGGCAGCGCGGCGCACAGCCCAGCCGCGGGCGCGGCCGCCACGGGCAGGCGGATCAAGAAGCCGAAGGCGAGGGGGGAGAATGA